The genomic region CAATCCACCATGACAAAAAAAGCAATCTTAATAATTTCAAATATGTTCATTGCCCAAATACACTCTCAACCAAGCCGGGGCCAATACAAACACTTGCTGCCAATTTTTTCCCACTGGGTTTTTGCATTTCTAAAATTTCAATTACGCCCTGGCCACACTGCACCAATACCCCATCACTGCTCATACTTAAAATCGTGCCCGGCTTCTTAGTGTGCATCATGGCTTGATCGCTACCTAGGCGAGAGTTCCATAATTTTATGGGTTCACCATTTAAAAAACTTGTTGAACCTGGGAAGGGATTAAATGCACGAATACAGTAATCAATTTTTTCTGCGCTCATGCCCCAATCTATTTCTGCTTCACTCTTTTGGATCTTTTCTGCATAAGTCACTCCATCAAGTGGCTGTGGGGTTGCCGTCAACGATTTATCTTGCTCCAAGCTACTGAGTGTCTGCACCATCAAAGCAGCGCCTAATTGAGCTAAGCGATCATGCAATGATGCGCTGGTCTCCTCCGAAGAAATATCCAACGCTTTTTTTAATACGACGCCTCCCGTATCTAAACCGGCATCCATTTGCATAATGCTCACGCCCGTCTGGCGATCACCGCTTTCAATAGCCCGCTGAATCGGAGCAGCGCCACGCCAGCGCGGCAACAGCGATGCATGAATGTTAAAGCAACCATAGCGGCCATTTTTTTCAGCTAGATCCAAAATGTCTTGCGGCAGAATCAAGCCATATGCAACTACCACCATCGCATCAAAATCTACAGTAGATAGATGTTGATATGCCTCTTGCGCTTCAACGCTTTTCTTTTGGTTTGGATGATTCTGCTTTAGGGTTACTGCTTGCAATATGGGAATATTTTTTTCTTGGGCCACTATTTTTACTGGGCTTGCCTGCAAATGCATACCTCTTCCAGATCGACGATCTGGCTGCGTGAGTGCGAGAACAATGTCATGGCCAGCATCTAAGATAGCGCGCATGGCATGGGCAGCAAATTCTGGGGTACCTGCAAAAACAATTTTCATGGGGCGCTTAGCGCTGACCTATTAATTCTTTAGCGCGCTTTTTCATTTTTAGGGAGATACGATTGCGCTTCAAAAAAGATAAGTACTCGACAAAAACTTTCCCTTTGAGATGATCCATTTCATGTTGTATGCAAACGGCCAATAAGCCATCTGCCTCTACTTCAAATTCTTTACCATTTCTATCAAGTGCTTTCACGCGCACAATCGCTGGCCTATCTACCTCATCATAATATTCAGGCACCGAGAGGCAACCCTCGCGCCAAGATTTTTTCTCTGGACTTACCCAAACTAATTCAGGATTAATAAAAACCAGCAGGCCATCTTGATTCTCTGACACATCAATCACAATAATTTGTTCATGAATATCGACTTGCGTGGCTGCTAAGCCGACCCCCGGTGCGTCATACATAGTCTGAGCCATATCAGCCACTATTTGTTTAATGCGCGCATCTACCTGCGCTACCGGTTTTGCAACCCGAAGTAGGCGTGGATCTGGATAACAAAGGACGGTTAATAAAGCCATATCAGAATTATCCAACAGAGTAATCCGACTGTCCCGATAGTTCTGATATCCCTAAGCTTGAAAATGGCTCCATGCAGACACTTCAAACAATGGATATCCAAGCTATAAGTCATACAGACCCTCAGTACCCAGACCGCTTGCTTGCTTTATATGACCCTCCCAGTCCGCTGTATATATATGGTGAAGCTGCGCTTCTCAAGATGCCCATGATCGCCATTGTGGGCTCGCGCATGCCTA from Polynucleobacter antarcticus harbors:
- the fmt gene encoding methionyl-tRNA formyltransferase; the encoded protein is MKIVFAGTPEFAAHAMRAILDAGHDIVLALTQPDRRSGRGMHLQASPVKIVAQEKNIPILQAVTLKQNHPNQKKSVEAQEAYQHLSTVDFDAMVVVAYGLILPQDILDLAEKNGRYGCFNIHASLLPRWRGAAPIQRAIESGDRQTGVSIMQMDAGLDTGGVVLKKALDISSEETSASLHDRLAQLGAALMVQTLSSLEQDKSLTATPQPLDGVTYAEKIQKSEAEIDWGMSAEKIDYCIRAFNPFPGSTSFLNGEPIKLWNSRLGSDQAMMHTKKPGTILSMSSDGVLVQCGQGVIEILEMQKPSGKKLAASVCIGPGLVESVFGQ
- the def gene encoding peptide deformylase, which encodes MALLTVLCYPDPRLLRVAKPVAQVDARIKQIVADMAQTMYDAPGVGLAATQVDIHEQIIVIDVSENQDGLLVFINPELVWVSPEKKSWREGCLSVPEYYDEVDRPAIVRVKALDRNGKEFEVEADGLLAVCIQHEMDHLKGKVFVEYLSFLKRNRISLKMKKRAKELIGQR